A genomic region of Armatimonadota bacterium contains the following coding sequences:
- a CDS encoding Na+/H+ antiporter subunit E, giving the protein MRRLVGAMGLAVVFAYEVVAANLAMAALILNPRRRNRPGFVRFPLRVRRPAAITALANAITMTPGTMTVDVTPDRGALLVHVFDLEDPEAVVQRIRGRLERWVAEVFE; this is encoded by the coding sequence GTGAGGCGGCTCGTGGGAGCCATGGGGCTTGCGGTGGTGTTCGCGTACGAGGTGGTGGCCGCCAATCTTGCCATGGCCGCCCTCATCCTGAACCCCCGCAGGAGGAACCGGCCCGGATTCGTCCGCTTCCCCCTGCGGGTGCGACGGCCTGCGGCCATCACGGCCTTGGCCAACGCCATCACCATGACCCCGGGCACCATGACCGTGGACGTGACTCCAGACCGTGGTGCGTTGCTGGTGCACGTCTTCGATCTGGAGGATCCGGAGGCCGTGGTGCAGCGGATCCGGGGACGGCTGGAGCGCTGGGTGGCGGAGGTGTTCGAGTGA